A single Dechloromonas denitrificans DNA region contains:
- a CDS encoding FAD:protein FMN transferase → MRHYLILLAALCLAACSRTPLQEQQAYVFGTRVEVIVVSVAPEQGRQAIAAVLHEFDRLHRAYHAWQQSELTALNLAIAAGRPQQVTPELADLVREAQQLSRQGDYLFDPGIGQLIKLWGFQADEFKAELPPPAEIDSWLASKPSIADLTISGTTVSSRNRRLALDFGGYLKGVALDRAAAILHSQGIHNALINIGGNVMALGSKEGRKWKVGIQHPRQPGPLATVELDDGEAIGTSGDYQRFFEVDGKRYPHLLDPRSGYPADHTQAVTVVIPASPKAGTLSDASSKPIFIAGPDHWREMAQKMNIGLVLRVDRDEQIFVTAALHQRLSFIGQTPALTVVP, encoded by the coding sequence ATGCGGCATTACCTGATTCTGTTGGCGGCGCTGTGCCTGGCCGCCTGCAGCCGAACGCCGTTGCAGGAGCAGCAGGCCTATGTGTTCGGCACGCGGGTTGAAGTCATCGTCGTCAGCGTCGCGCCGGAACAGGGGCGGCAGGCCATCGCCGCCGTGCTGCATGAATTCGACCGCCTGCACCGCGCCTACCATGCCTGGCAGCAATCCGAGCTGACCGCGCTGAATCTGGCCATTGCCGCCGGGCGGCCGCAGCAAGTGACGCCCGAACTGGCCGATCTGGTCCGCGAGGCGCAGCAACTCAGCCGCCAGGGCGATTATTTGTTCGACCCGGGCATCGGCCAGCTGATCAAGCTGTGGGGCTTTCAGGCCGACGAGTTCAAGGCCGAATTGCCGCCGCCCGCCGAGATCGACAGCTGGCTGGCCAGCAAGCCGTCGATCGCCGACCTGACGATCAGCGGGACCACCGTCAGCAGCCGCAATCGCCGGCTCGCCCTCGATTTCGGCGGCTACCTGAAAGGCGTCGCGCTCGACCGCGCGGCGGCCATCCTGCACAGCCAGGGCATCCACAACGCACTGATCAACATCGGCGGCAACGTCATGGCGCTCGGCAGCAAGGAAGGCCGCAAGTGGAAGGTCGGCATCCAGCACCCGCGCCAGCCGGGGCCACTCGCCACCGTCGAACTGGACGACGGCGAAGCAATCGGGACCTCCGGCGACTATCAGCGCTTCTTCGAGGTCGACGGCAAACGCTACCCGCATCTGCTCGATCCGCGCAGCGGCTACCCGGCCGACCATACCCAGGCGGTGACCGTCGTCATCCCGGCCAGCCCGAAGGCCGGCACGCTGTCCGATGCCAGCTCCAAGCCGATTTTCATTGCCGGGCCGGACCACTGGCGGGAAATGGCGCAGAAAATGAATATCGGCCTGGTTTTGCGGGTCGACCGCGACGAGCAGATCTTCGTCACCGCAGCCCTGCACCAGCGCCTCTCGTTCATTGGCCAGACGCCGGCCCTGACCGTCGTTCCCTGA